From a region of the Arachis ipaensis cultivar K30076 chromosome B09, Araip1.1, whole genome shotgun sequence genome:
- the LOC107617872 gene encoding galactose-binding lectin-like, with protein sequence MKPFYALLTFFLLLVVASKKVNSASETETVSFNFNSFAQGNPAINLQGDATVLSDGNVQLTNVKSSYSAGRVLYGTPVRLWDKATGNVASFVTSFSFQLTDLQGYNAADGIIFFVAPEDTQIPSGGVGGTLGVASSNGVGQFVGVEFDSYSNSEFKDPPYQHVGIDVNTLVSSKTVEWKRVSGSVVKVTVIYDSPSKTLSVAVINESGDINTIADVVDLKAKLPEKVKFGFSSASSVGGRQIHLIRSWSFISTLKTTTSISSNGTIMDIATA encoded by the coding sequence ATGAAACCATTTTATGCTCttcttactttcttcctcttgctTGTAGTAGCAAGTAAGAAGGTGAACTCAGCATCCGAAACTGAAACAGTTTCCTTCAACTTCAACTCTTTCGCCCAAGGTAACCCCGCAATAAATCTCCAAGGCGACGCCACCGTTCTTTCCGACGGCAATGTACAACTCACCAACGTCAAAAGTTCCTATAGCGCCGGGCGTGTCCTGTATGGCACGCCCGTGCGCCTTTGGGACAAAGCCACCGGCAATGTTGCCAGCTTCGTCACCTCGTTCTCTTTCCAGCTGACGGATCTGCAAGGTTATAATGCGGCCGACGGTATTATTTTCTTCGTTGCACCGGAAGATACGCAGATTCCGTCCGGCGGAGTTGGCGGCACCTTAGGGGTTGCAAGCTCTAACGGCGTCGGTCAATTTGTTGGTGTAGAATTTGATTCCTACTCCAACTCTGAGTTCAAGGATCCACCCTATCAACACGTTGGAATCGATGTAAACACTCTGGTTTCGTCCAAGACTGTGGAATGGAAAAGAGTGAGTGGGTCGGTGGTGAAAGTGACTGTGATCTATGACTCTCCATCAAAGACATTGAGTGTTGCTGTGATCAATGAGAGTGGCGATATTAATACCATCGCTGATGTTGTTGATTTGAAGGCGAAGCTTCCGGAAAAGGTCAAGTTCGGGTTTTCATCTGCTTCGTCGGTTGGCGGTCGTCAGATTCATCTCATCCGTTCATGGTCTTTCATTTCAACCTTGAAGACAACAACAAGCATCAGCAGCAATGGAACAATAATGGATATTGCAACCGCATGA